ACCGAGCCGGCGGCCGCGCCAAAGCCCGCCATCGTCCAGCCTGAGCGCGCGACGGCGGAAGGCGAGCCGGACGCTGTTTGGCGCGCTCGGCTCAAGCGAGAGGCCGATGAGCAATACTATCGCGAGTTGCAACGCCAACGCATGGCGCGGATGCAGGCCAACGACACGGCCTATGACTCACCGATCGCCGTCAACGTCGACAAGTTGCGCAGCAACGCGCGGAGCGATCCCGCGGCCTCGCAGCCCGCTGGCGCCAGTGCCACGGGCGCCGGCGCGGCCGCGGATCTCTACGGCGCCGCGCTCCGCGCCGGCCTCACCGGCCAGAACCTCGACCCGAACGCCCAACGGACGAAGGAGGACTTCTTCAATGCCGACATCAAGGAGCTCGGCTATCTCCCCAACCAGGTCGTGCCGCAGCGCTCGCTCTATGAGCTCAAGCGCGGCTCGGTGATCCCCGCGACGCTCATCACCGGCATCAACTCCGACCTTCCCGGCCGCATCACCGCGCAGGTCAGCCAGAACGTCTACGACAGCGCCACCGGGCACCGCCTGCTCATCCCGCAGGGAACGAAGCTGTTCGGTCGCTATGACAGCAAGGTCTCGTTCGGCCAGTCCCGCGTGCTCGTCGTTTGGACTGACATCATCTTCCCGAACGGATCGACGCTGCAGATCGGCGGCATGGCCGGGACCGATGCCGAGGGCTATGGCGGCTTCAATGACAAGGTGAACAACCACTATCTGAAGACATTTGGGTCCGCGATCCTGCTCGCCGTCATCGGCGCTGGCATGGACATGGCGATCCCGCAGAACAACAATCCGTTCGACAATGGAAACAGCGCCGAGGACGCCGCGCGGCGGAATTTCGCGGAGACCTTCGGACGCGTGGCGGAGCGCACGATCAATCGCAATCTCGACGTTCAGCCAACGCTGGAGATTCGACCGGGATACAAATTCAATGTCCTCGTCGACCAGGACATCATGTTCCCGGGGGTCTACCGTGGATGATTTCGCAACCGGCCATCGGCTGGCGGTGTGGAATTGAGGTCAGGACCTCTCAATAACACGACAGTGTCAAACGATGGCGACGAGGCCAAGCCGCATTCGAAATTTGACTAACCAATCTCCGCGTTAGCCGAACGCTTCAGGTCCAAATAAGCCAGGTACTGCGTTGCCGAAGAAAAGGCCCTAGAATCCCTTCTTGCTTCGCGAACTCACTGCCAATTTCCTAACGAGTTGATCAGTAATAGGCTTACTCACCAAGAACGTAACTCCGGTCTTAGTCGCCTTGAGTTTCGAAGATGCGATCTCGTCTGCATGGGCCGCAATTGCACCCGGATCGACATAGAGACCACATTGTTTGCTGAAGGCGGCATAGCCCGCGACGATCGTCCCTTCGATCTGAAATCCGGGCCTATCGTACATCATGACTTCTTCGGCGCCTGGCCGCGCCCGCGATAACTGCGCGCGCAGCTGGCCCAACATGTCGCGGAACTGCTCCGGTGCGGCGGCTATATAGGCATCATGGCTGTCCTTCTTCGTTATGCAGACAGTCCCTTTCTAGCATGTCCAAGGGCAACAAATGGGACACTGCAGCTCTTGATACGGCTCTGACCACGAAGGTGAAGCTGATGTGAGCGGTTCGCTCCTATCACTCCACCGGCACCGGCGGGACATGGCCGAGGACGTCGAGGAGCGTCGAAAGGAGGGTCTGTTGGGCATGCATGTCGATCATCGCGCTGACATAGGCGATGCGGGCGGGACCTACGCTTTCACAGTTGGCAACAGGCGGCGACCTGCGCCATTCCTCATATTTCGCCTCGGCCGCGTCGCGGAGGCGCCGATGTGTCCTGATTGCCTGAATTGTGATTTGTTCGAGATCTCGCTTGGGGAGATGCTCGGTCAGGCCGACGACCGGCCTCAGCGTGACTTTGTGCTCCGGCTGCACAGCGCAGTTCTGGTCGTTTCCCATCCGCCTTCTTCTTCAAAGGTCGTCCGCGGTGCGCCCCCGCAAACGTCAATCCCTGATCCCAAGCCGGGGGTTGGAAACCGTACTCAGACGGTCCTGCGACCTTTAGCACCGAGGCGCCTGGACATGCGTCACAGGCCCCCGGCCGTAAGGCCAGAGGATCCTTGGTGCCTTCCCGGTTGGCACCGACCGCTGAGTAGGGGTTTCCACACCCCGAGGCAGCGCGTACTGCCCTGCCGGCCCTTATAAAGATGAGACGCCCCAATCGCTAGAGCGAAGCGGTGAATCCCGTAGAACCGAACGATCTCAATGCTATTTCGAGCGGCCTCCGCGCGACTGGGATTGCCTGATGAGCACGCCGGACAGCCACGGCCGCCTCAAGCTCTCCCGCTTCCCTAAGCCGGCTACGTTCGCGGATCACCGCCAGGCCCCGGTCAACGCTCTCGGCCATCTGCGCGTCATGTTCGCCGTAGATGACATCGACGAGACGCTCG
Above is a genomic segment from Ancylobacter sp. IITR112 containing:
- the trbI gene encoding IncP-type conjugal transfer protein TrbI, translating into MVQSLKLGGEAAEPKIRRINRLPIVIAIALVVAFLAVIIYGLSSRGLYFSRNPSIEQAGGAPASTYADQLKRGVSDGIIGDPAEAPVFQPTPPERTEPAAAPKPAIVQPERATAEGEPDAVWRARLKREADEQYYRELQRQRMARMQANDTAYDSPIAVNVDKLRSNARSDPAASQPAGASATGAGAAADLYGAALRAGLTGQNLDPNAQRTKEDFFNADIKELGYLPNQVVPQRSLYELKRGSVIPATLITGINSDLPGRITAQVSQNVYDSATGHRLLIPQGTKLFGRYDSKVSFGQSRVLVVWTDIIFPNGSTLQIGGMAGTDAEGYGGFNDKVNNHYLKTFGSAILLAVIGAGMDMAIPQNNNPFDNGNSAEDAARRNFAETFGRVAERTINRNLDVQPTLEIRPGYKFNVLVDQDIMFPGVYRG
- a CDS encoding iron chaperone; the encoded protein is MLGQLRAQLSRARPGAEEVMMYDRPGFQIEGTIVAGYAAFSKQCGLYVDPGAIAAHADEIASSKLKATKTGVTFLVSKPITDQLVRKLAVSSRSKKGF
- a CDS encoding transcriptional repressor TraM — protein: MGNDQNCAVQPEHKVTLRPVVGLTEHLPKRDLEQITIQAIRTHRRLRDAAEAKYEEWRRSPPVANCESVGPARIAYVSAMIDMHAQQTLLSTLLDVLGHVPPVPVE